The sequence ACATGGACGAGGCTGATCACTTCTGCGACCGGGTCGGAATCATCAATCATGGGAAAATCGCAGCCCTCGGGAAACCATCAGACCTGAAATCACTTCTGATGAAAGATATTATTTCTGTCACTATAGAGGGCGAATACCATCCAATAGAAGAGGAAAACATTATTTTTGTTGGCCAGTCGGATAATGAGATCTCATTTACCGCTGAAAATGGACGTGAAGCCCTCGCAATTCTTGCTGATGCCCTTACTCGTTCAGGAAACAGGATAAAATCTATGGAACTTCGTGAACCTTCCCTTGATGATGTCTTTCTGCAATCCGTGGGTAGGCAGGAAGAACCGCAGGGATTTGAAGAGTGGAAATACCGGATGATGCTTCGGAGGAGAACATGAAAGGAGTACTCACATATATTGAAAGGGATTTCATCAGGTGGATCCGGTACCGGGTTGGGGTAATCTCAAGCCTTGTCCTCCCTGCTGCATGGCTGCTCTTTGTCGGGCTTGCCCTGCCGGTCCAGTTTACCGGAAATTACCTGGATTTTATTACTCCCGGCATCCTTGTTATGACCATTCTGACTGCCGGAATATCCAGTGGTTCTCTTCTCATGTTTGATAAAATGCTTGGATTTTTAAATAAATTCCTTGCCATGCCAGTACCCCGTGAAAGTATCCTTATCAGTAAAATTCTCTTCATCACGTTCCGGGGGATCATTCAGACAAGTATTATTCTCATCCTTGCGACCCTTATCGGTGCCTCTCTATTAAACCCGGTCCAGTATGGCATGATTTATCTCATACTTTTCCTGTTTGGTGTTT comes from Methanospirillum hungatei and encodes:
- a CDS encoding ABC transporter permease, whose translation is MKGVLTYIERDFIRWIRYRVGVISSLVLPAAWLLFVGLALPVQFTGNYLDFITPGILVMTILTAGISSGSLLMFDKMLGFLNKFLAMPVPRESILISKILFITFRGIIQTSIILILATLIGASLLNPVQYGMIYLILFLFGVFIAAFSTTVALYLDDHDSFAAFTAMVTMPLFFTSSALMPYEVMPDWLRMIAQVNPLSYAIDAIRELGTGIIPVVPIFVLTLFAAFIVVISGYVFRRVTV